In Deltaproteobacteria bacterium, a single window of DNA contains:
- a CDS encoding LytR C-terminal domain-containing protein, translating into MTHQDDPEGQRPASRLFSGIGLNLFLIVLLSAVTLSFIALGLLRSKPSPDLPQAPVQNKVSKPVILLPGQFEVKTAKAEPVFTTTSQPVQHPASAESVEAEAQRAALPSASAPGQMTTSTTSTTTTTEPTIILAPGEAVKVAAKKFELPPPKWQTLDKNWDKVKPVKPPQLDKSNLAGAGWKQLELGQAEKVQIGPAGKTPSVATVRTRTLKKPQPPKKTPAKTSPQKKPSPPKISKPKPVKVASKVKKRTGLNLAIINESGKSGMGQVFRDVLEAMGYPVTLVKDKPQKAGVTIIYYKPTAEARARRLGDRIPELKKLAPITWSSQFDIVVIIR; encoded by the coding sequence ATGACGCATCAGGACGATCCAGAAGGCCAAAGACCGGCAAGCCGTCTATTTTCTGGAATCGGTCTCAACCTTTTTTTGATTGTCCTTCTGTCAGCGGTGACCCTATCTTTTATTGCCTTAGGGCTGCTGCGGTCAAAGCCGAGCCCGGACCTTCCTCAGGCGCCGGTTCAGAATAAGGTTTCCAAGCCGGTCATCCTGCTGCCCGGTCAGTTTGAGGTCAAGACGGCCAAGGCCGAACCTGTCTTCACGACCACTTCTCAGCCGGTTCAACACCCTGCCTCAGCAGAATCGGTGGAAGCAGAGGCTCAAAGGGCGGCCCTGCCTTCTGCTTCGGCTCCAGGTCAAATGACCACTTCCACCACTTCCACCACTACCACCACCGAGCCTACCATTATCCTGGCGCCCGGTGAAGCGGTCAAGGTTGCTGCTAAAAAGTTCGAGCTTCCTCCACCAAAGTGGCAGACGCTGGATAAAAACTGGGACAAGGTGAAACCCGTCAAGCCGCCTCAACTGGACAAATCAAATCTGGCAGGCGCTGGATGGAAGCAGCTTGAGCTGGGACAGGCGGAAAAGGTGCAGATTGGTCCCGCGGGTAAAACGCCTTCCGTGGCTACCGTGCGAACCAGGACTCTCAAGAAGCCTCAGCCGCCCAAGAAAACTCCGGCCAAAACATCGCCTCAAAAGAAACCCAGCCCGCCAAAAATCAGCAAACCCAAGCCCGTCAAGGTTGCATCCAAGGTTAAAAAGAGGACCGGTCTGAATCTGGCGATCATCAACGAGAGCGGTAAAAGTGGCATGGGCCAGGTCTTTCGGGACGTCCTCGAAGCCATGGGCTACCCGGTGACGTTGGTCAAGGATAAACCCCAAAAGGCCGGTGTCACGATCATCTATTACAAGCCCACCGCAGAAGCCCGGGCGCGCCGTCTGGGCGACCGCATCCCGGAACTTAAAAAACTGGCCCCCATAACCTGGTCCTCCCAGTTCGATATCGTGGTCATAATCAGGTGA